A genomic region of Photobacterium swingsii contains the following coding sequences:
- a CDS encoding efflux RND transporter periplasmic adaptor subunit, protein MRSTASTLLLIKKTAIAVSIAVGSILISGCDTHEAPHNSISTTIIRPALTEVISPSTHAKLRFNGVVRSAQRADLAFRINGRVINVFAREGQQVKKGQLIAQLDPRDAQTALESARVEFKNSEADYTRGKAIYQKSQAIAKSDLDTLSTRYQLAKNRLDEAKRQLEYTQLHAPFDGIIGRKLIDNHVQIQANSPVITVHNIRDLEVLIHIPDTVMLGELKGSKALAQISALRDETFPLILSTYGTQADPMTQTYPVVLTFEDLRGINVLPGMAVKVVPVYPANQAQAATQITVPLTAIVPDNQGGQFVWVVDQDNQVHQRPVTVGSLNANRIVIKAGLHAGEHIIVAGVSSLKEGMKVKPYTDKLAVNIEG, encoded by the coding sequence ATGCGCTCAACAGCTTCTACATTACTGTTAATTAAAAAAACGGCCATCGCGGTCAGTATCGCGGTAGGTTCAATACTAATTTCTGGTTGTGACACCCATGAAGCCCCGCACAACAGCATAAGTACAACCATAATCAGGCCTGCACTTACTGAAGTGATTTCACCCAGTACTCATGCGAAATTACGCTTTAACGGTGTGGTACGTTCTGCGCAACGTGCCGATCTTGCATTTCGTATCAATGGGCGGGTGATCAATGTGTTTGCTCGGGAAGGACAACAAGTTAAAAAAGGTCAGCTGATTGCTCAATTAGATCCGCGAGATGCCCAAACAGCACTTGAATCTGCACGCGTTGAATTTAAGAACAGTGAAGCCGATTACACACGTGGTAAAGCGATCTACCAGAAAAGCCAAGCTATTGCTAAAAGTGATCTCGATACCTTAAGCACACGCTACCAACTAGCAAAAAACCGTTTAGATGAGGCAAAGCGTCAGCTGGAATACACACAGTTACATGCACCTTTTGACGGTATTATTGGCCGTAAATTGATCGATAACCATGTCCAAATTCAAGCCAATAGCCCGGTAATAACCGTACACAATATTCGTGATTTAGAAGTCCTTATTCATATCCCAGACACTGTCATGTTGGGTGAATTAAAAGGCTCAAAAGCATTGGCTCAAATCAGTGCGCTGCGTGATGAAACCTTTCCATTAATACTCAGTACTTATGGTACCCAAGCTGATCCAATGACACAGACTTACCCTGTAGTTCTGACATTTGAAGACCTGCGTGGCATTAATGTATTGCCGGGAATGGCCGTAAAAGTCGTGCCTGTTTACCCAGCAAATCAAGCACAAGCAGCAACACAGATCACAGTACCACTGACAGCCATTGTTCCTGATAACCAAGGGGGCCAATTTGTATGGGTTGTCGACCAAGATAATCAAGTCCACCAAAGACCCGTAACTGTTGGCTCACTCAACGCAAACCGAATTGTAATTAAGGCTGGTTTACACGCAGGTGAGCACATCATTGTTGCTGGTGTTTCAAGCTTAAAAGAAGGCATGAAAGTGAAACCTTACACTGACAAGCTCGCTGTTAACATCGAGGGCTAA
- a CDS encoding TetR/AcrR family transcriptional regulator produces MEKKLTRSQQKHLDIINAAKEEFIEHGFLAANMDRITASAEVSKRTLYRHFESKEILFESVLTIINDSVNESVSYQFDPDKTTEEQLKALAYKEIDVLYKSYGISLARTIVIEFLRQPEMAKNLISNIYSIRAITQWFSAAVEAGRLKSEDPKLMTEVYVSLFQGLFFWPQIMNLDAELKGEALHQKVDTLTAVFIQSYGID; encoded by the coding sequence ATGGAAAAAAAACTAACAAGATCACAGCAGAAGCATCTGGATATTATCAACGCAGCCAAAGAAGAATTTATTGAGCATGGCTTCCTTGCGGCAAATATGGACAGGATTACAGCTTCAGCTGAAGTATCGAAGCGAACGTTATATCGCCACTTTGAAAGTAAAGAAATTTTGTTTGAGTCCGTGCTAACTATTATTAATGATTCGGTTAATGAAAGCGTTTCTTATCAATTTGATCCAGACAAAACAACGGAAGAGCAGTTGAAGGCGCTGGCTTATAAAGAGATTGATGTGCTCTACAAATCCTATGGCATTTCATTAGCTCGGACTATTGTTATTGAGTTTCTACGTCAACCAGAAATGGCCAAGAATCTAATCAGTAATATCTATAGTATTCGTGCGATCACCCAATGGTTCAGTGCGGCTGTTGAAGCTGGAAGGCTGAAAAGTGAAGACCCTAAGTTAATGACTGAAGTTTATGTGAGCCTGTTTCAAGGCTTATTTTTTTGGCCGCAAATAATGAATTTGGATGCCGAGCTGAAGGGTGAAGCATTGCATCAAAAAGTGGATACGCTGACGGCCGTTTTTATTCAGTCTTATGGTATAGATTGA
- a CDS encoding amino acid permease, with protein MSDTKRNTIGKFGLLSLTFAAVFSFNNVINNNIEIGLSSAPMFFLATIFYFIPFCLIIAEFVSLNKDSEAGVYAWVKSSLGGRWAFISAYTYWFVNLFFFTSLLPRVIAYASYAFLGYEYILTPFATTALSMVLFAFATYVSTNGAKLLGPITSVTSSLMLLLTMSYILLSGAALLGGVQPADPITVEAMVPEFSWAFLGITTWIFMAAGGAESVAVYVNDVKGGSKSFVKVIIVAGIFIGVLYSVASVLINVFVSSETLKYTGGSVQVFEGLATYFGLPEIMMNRFVGLVSFTAMFGSLLMWTATPVKIFFSEIPAGIFGKKTVELNENGVPARAAWIQFLIVIPLMIIPTMGSNTAQDLMNTVINMTAAASMLPPLFIMIAYLNLRLKLDHLERDFKMGSRMTGIVVVSILIGIFTVGFLASTFPTGADIMTIIFYNVGGIVIFLGFAWWKYNQYIKSLNQSDRMVEEQPTVQAVQAEVQ; from the coding sequence ATGTCTGATACTAAACGTAATACGATAGGCAAATTCGGCTTGCTATCACTCACATTTGCGGCTGTGTTCAGCTTCAACAATGTGATAAACAACAACATAGAAATCGGTTTATCCTCCGCGCCAATGTTTTTCTTGGCAACGATTTTTTACTTCATCCCTTTCTGTTTAATCATTGCTGAGTTTGTTTCTCTGAATAAAGATTCAGAAGCGGGTGTATACGCTTGGGTAAAAAGTTCATTGGGTGGTCGCTGGGCATTTATCTCAGCCTATACCTACTGGTTCGTTAACCTGTTCTTTTTCACCTCTTTACTGCCACGTGTTATTGCCTATGCATCGTACGCTTTCTTAGGTTATGAATACATACTTACGCCATTCGCAACAACGGCGCTCAGTATGGTGCTTTTCGCCTTCGCCACCTACGTATCAACCAACGGTGCAAAACTACTGGGGCCAATCACCTCTGTAACATCATCGTTAATGTTGTTATTAACCATGTCTTACATTCTGCTTTCTGGTGCAGCCCTCCTAGGCGGCGTCCAACCTGCCGACCCAATTACGGTAGAAGCGATGGTGCCTGAATTTAGCTGGGCATTCCTTGGCATAACAACATGGATTTTCATGGCGGCTGGCGGTGCAGAATCGGTTGCGGTTTATGTTAATGATGTGAAAGGCGGCTCTAAATCTTTCGTGAAAGTTATTATTGTCGCAGGTATTTTCATTGGTGTACTTTACTCTGTCGCGTCTGTGCTCATCAACGTTTTCGTATCAAGTGAAACCCTAAAATACACAGGGGGCTCAGTTCAAGTATTTGAAGGCTTAGCCACTTACTTTGGTCTACCAGAGATCATGATGAACCGCTTTGTTGGCTTGGTATCATTCACAGCAATGTTCGGCTCGCTACTGATGTGGACAGCAACCCCGGTTAAAATCTTCTTCTCTGAAATCCCGGCGGGTATCTTCGGTAAGAAAACGGTGGAGCTTAACGAGAATGGCGTACCAGCACGTGCAGCTTGGATTCAATTCCTCATTGTTATCCCGCTAATGATCATCCCAACTATGGGTTCAAATACCGCGCAAGACTTAATGAACACAGTAATCAACATGACAGCGGCGGCCTCTATGCTACCACCACTGTTCATTATGATTGCTTACCTGAACTTACGTTTAAAACTGGATCACCTAGAGCGTGACTTTAAGATGGGGTCACGCATGACAGGGATTGTTGTTGTGTCGATTCTGATTGGCATCTTCACTGTTGGCTTCCTTGCTTCAACCTTCCCAACAGGCGCAGACATCATGACGATCATTTTCTACAACGTTGGCGGCATTGTTATCTTCCTTGGCTTTGCTTGGTGGAAATACAACCAATATATCAAGTCGCTAAACCAATCTGACCGTATGGTAGAAGAACAACCAACAGTCCAAGCGGTGCAGGCTGAAGTACAATAA
- a CDS encoding beta-galactosidase subunit beta has translation MIVLESLEQFKTVYRNGRKWNRCVEAIENVGNIKDGVMHSIGDSLVYMIQSQTSATPTSLNTEYFEGNRRYFDVHYYLEGSETIEFADKSTLTQITAYSDETDREYLQGQGESREVHQGQVVVFDNSKAYRFHGNNQAEKRIRKAVLKVTIEDGYFLNK, from the coding sequence ATGATCGTGTTAGAGAGCTTAGAACAATTTAAAACGGTATATCGCAACGGGCGTAAATGGAATCGTTGTGTCGAAGCCATCGAGAACGTCGGCAACATCAAAGATGGCGTCATGCACTCAATTGGGGATTCTCTGGTGTACATGATCCAAAGCCAAACATCAGCCACACCCACTTCACTAAACACAGAATACTTTGAAGGAAACCGTCGTTATTTCGACGTGCACTACTACCTTGAAGGCAGTGAAACCATCGAATTTGCAGACAAGTCTACGTTAACTCAAATCACCGCTTATAGCGATGAAACCGACCGTGAGTACCTTCAAGGTCAAGGCGAAAGTCGTGAGGTGCACCAAGGCCAAGTTGTCGTTTTTGATAACAGCAAAGCCTACCGCTTTCATGGCAACAACCAAGCTGAAAAACGCATACGTAAAGCGGTGCTTAAAGTCACCATCGAAGACGGCTACTTCTTAAATAAATAA